From the Helicoverpa armigera isolate CAAS_96S chromosome 16, ASM3070526v1, whole genome shotgun sequence genome, one window contains:
- the LOC110384470 gene encoding fasciclin-2 isoform X6, with the protein MRTQTFSVLKRDKMRSKRSRATGVVALAVLLATITGCSAQTLRIFPMQKQQTVAVGKSVVLTCQVDAPDPALVTQPQWKDPKGFVINEAAAGTRPEIYTEPMPAKQLQLLYISSITTAMAGNYTCVATYTNMPLSASVVLDTFIAITWTNANENQYATKGKDFKIMCEVTAEPAPSVDWFKEGNPVVTGDRYVIHANGLMIKGVEESDDGTYTCRAVVIQTGELAERNIKLEVYTAPEMEEREPRVEIKEGESAAISCKARGKPLPTYSWIKASTRENLASTSRFSVNENTGLLTIDRVEAGDYGKYICSAVNQAGQNETEIEVEVLVKPRIFELFNTTAPEKQEGRLECKATGRPAPRISFRKLSNPDRFLNGPNDDGRITIETSSRQTGDQMESSGVITITKLNRTDDGLYECFAENAGGEARKNGHLTVHFKPTFEHMPTVPIWSWNSRPANLSCTAESIPNATIKWRFRDTDLVETPQVKIYGSGPSSYIIITPTDRGLYGVYKCIATNTLGEAEHIIQFREAFPPGPVVQAKQETITATSVSFNIVGPAEDMGPPILAYTAQYKENGNFDWNLSQNRTWSANSPYIVENLRPMFTYDFRFAAVNRVGPGSWGAPITVIMPRRSPPEQPKWWENESPESLIHGKYADRYELRWRVPANNGEPIDMYEISYCPVLKVSGEWRIASESQCVIEELKSLEAISYEVRGLHPDTRYRMHVRAHNVLGYSLPAQLYVQTALGVERSGFAPPQLLSSGSIIGLALAGVFICLLIVDLLLLCFRRQGVIATLCGKRGKKHNDDEAKLGRDEKEPLKDTSDDAIKRNSSVEFDGHRVYATSGGPIIGKNSAV; encoded by the exons GATGTTCAGCACAGACCCTAAGGATATTCCCGATGCAGAAGCAGCAGACGGTAGCAGTGGGCAAGTCAGTGGTACTCACATGTCAAGTGGACGCTCCGGACCCGGCGCTCGTTACACAACCCCAATGGAAGGACCCTAAAGGATTCGTCATTAATGAGGCCGC AGCCGGCACCCGACCCGAGATCTACACAGAACCGATGCCGGCAAAGCAGCTGCAGCTCTTATACATATCGTCGATCACCACCGCCATGGCTGGCAACTACACCTGTGTCGCCACTTACACTAACATGCCTTTGAGCGCCAGTGTCGTATTGGATACGTTCA ttgcaaTCACTTGGACAAACGCCAATGAAAATCAATACGCCACAAAGGGAAAAGATTTCAAAATCATGTGTGAAGTAACAGCTGAGCCCGCACCATCAGTTGATTGGTTCAAGGAAGGCAATCCT gtTGTAACTGGTGATAGATATGTTATTCACGCAAATGGACTAATGATCAAAGGCGTAGAAGAAAGTGATGATGGAACTTATACCTGTCGTGCTGTGGTCATTCAAACTGGTGAATTAGCTGAGAGAAACATCAAACTTGAA GTTTACACCGCACCAGAAATGGAGGAAAGGGAACCGAGAGTCGAAATCAAGGAAGGTGAAAGTGCGGCTATTTCATGTAAAGCGAGAGGAAAACCACTTCCTacttattcttggatcaaagcTTCAACACGCGAG aacttAGCAAGTACCTCTCGGTTCAGCGTCAATGAAAATACTGGACTTCTAACCATTGATCGCGTTGAAGCCGGTGATTACGGTAAATACATCTGCAGTGCTGTTAACCAAGCTGGGCAAAACGAAACAGAAATCGAAGTAGAAGTGCTGGTCAAGCCTAGAATATTTGAACTATTCAACACAACCGCCCCAGAGAAGCAAGAGGGTAGATTAGAATGTAAGGCGACCGGCCGGCCCGCGCCCCGCATTAGTTTCCGCAAATTGAGCAACCCTGACCGCTTCCTGAATGGACCTAACGACGACGGCAG GATTACGATCGAAACGAGCAGTCGACAGACTGGCGACCAGATGGAGTCTAGTGGAGTTATCACGATCACTAAATTGAATAGAACTGACGATGGCCTTTATGAATGTTTCGCTGAAAACGCCG GCGGTGAGGCAAGAAAGAATGGACATTTAACAGTTCACTTCAAGCCGACTTTCGAACACATGCCGACAGTCCCTATCTGGAGTTGGAACAGCCGTCCCGCTAATTTAAGTTGTACGGCGGAGAGTATCCCGAATGCTACCATTAAATGGAG gtTCCGTGATACAGACTTGGTAGAAACTCCCCAAGTGAAGATCTACGGCTCAGGTCCGTCCAGCTACATCATCATCACACCAACTGACCGAGGTCTATACGGCGTTTACAAATGCATTGCCACCAACACGCTGGGTGAAGCCGAACACATCATTCAGTTCAGAGAGGCTTTCCCACCGGGGCCCGTTGTTCAA GCGAAACAAGAAACAATAACAGCGACATCAGTATCATTCAATATTGTGGGGCCAGCTGAAGATATGGGCCCACCAATATTGGCCTACACAGCCCAATACAAGGAAAATGGCAATTTCGATTGGAATCTCTCCCAAAACAGGACTTGGTCTGCCAATTCGCCGTACATTGTGGAGAATTTGAGGCCGATGTTCACTTATGATTTTCGATTCGCTGCCGTGAACCGCGTCGGCCCCGGCAGCTGGGGTGCCCCGATTACAGTCATTATGCCTAGGAG ATCGCCGCCAGAGCAACCAAAATGGTGGGAAAATGAAAGCCCAGAATCGCTTATTCATGGTAAATACGCAGATAGATATGAGCTGAGATGGCGCGTACCCGCCAACAATGGCGAACCCATCGATATGTATGAGATCAGCTACTGCCCc GTGCTGAAAGTAAGTGGAGAATGGCGCATCGCATCTGAATCTCAATGCGTCATTGAGGAGCTAAAGTCCCTCGAGGCAATCAGTTACGAAGTACGTGGTCTCCACCCAGACACGCGGTACCGAATGCACGTTCGGGCACACAACGTCCTCGGATATTCCCTGCCTGCACAACTTTACGTCCAAACGGCTCTCG GCGTTGAACGATCTGGGTTCGCACCACCTCAGCTCTTGTCTAGTGGCTCGATAATTGGACTGGCACTGGCTGGAGTTTTCATCTGTCTTCTTATCGTGGACCTCCTTCTCCTGTGCTTCAGACGGCAAGGAGTCATTGCGACTCTTTGTGGCAAACGCGGCAAGAAACATAACGACGACGAAGCCAAGTTGGGAAG GGACGAAAAGGAACCTCTCAAGGATACGAGCGATGATGCCATCAAAAGGAACTCTTCAGTGGAATTCGACGGTCACAGAGTATACGCCACTAGCGGAGGACCAATCATAGGCAAGAACTCCGCCGTCTAG
- the LOC110384470 gene encoding fasciclin-2 isoform X3, which translates to MRTQTFSVLKRDKMRSKRSRATGVVALAVLLATITGCSAQTLRIFPMQKQQTVAVGKSVVLTCQVDAPDPALVTQPQWKDPKGFVINEAAAGTRPEIYTEPMPAKQLQLLYISSITTAMAGNYTCVATYTNMPLSASVVLDTFIAITWTNANENQYATKGKDFKIMCEVTAEPAPSVDWFKEGNPVVTGDRYVIHANGLMIKGVEESDDGTYTCRAVVIQTGELAERNIKLEVYTAPEMEEREPRVEIKEGESAAISCKARGKPLPTYSWIKASTRENLASTSRFSVNENTGLLTIDRVEAGDYGKYICSAVNQAGQNETEIEVEVLVKPRIFELFNTTAPEKQEGRLECKATGRPAPRISFRKLSNPDRFLNGPNDDGRITIETSSRQTGDQMESSGVITITKLNRTDDGLYECFAENAGGEARKNGHLTVHFKPTFEHMPTVPIWSWNSRPANLSCTAESIPNATIKWRFRDTDLVETPQVKIYGSGPSSYIIITPTDRGLYGVYKCIATNTLGEAEHIIQFREAFPPGPVVQAKQETITATSVSFNIVGPAEDMGPPILAYTAQYKENGNFDWNLSQNRTWSANSPYIVENLRPMFTYDFRFAAVNRVGPGSWGAPITVIMPRRSPPEQPKWWENESPESLIHGKYADRYELRWRVPANNGEPIDMYEISYCPVLKVSGEWRIASESQCVIEELKSLEAISYEVRGLHPDTRYRMHVRAHNVLGYSLPAQLYVQTALGVERSGFAPPQLLSSGSIIGLALAGVFICLLIVDLLLLCFRRQGVIATLCGKRGKKHNDDEAKLGSTKPRAPPSPAPLPPPVKLVPTPTYVPTTPVDEKEPLKDTSDDAIKRNSSVEFDGHRVYATSGGPIIGKNSAV; encoded by the exons GATGTTCAGCACAGACCCTAAGGATATTCCCGATGCAGAAGCAGCAGACGGTAGCAGTGGGCAAGTCAGTGGTACTCACATGTCAAGTGGACGCTCCGGACCCGGCGCTCGTTACACAACCCCAATGGAAGGACCCTAAAGGATTCGTCATTAATGAGGCCGC AGCCGGCACCCGACCCGAGATCTACACAGAACCGATGCCGGCAAAGCAGCTGCAGCTCTTATACATATCGTCGATCACCACCGCCATGGCTGGCAACTACACCTGTGTCGCCACTTACACTAACATGCCTTTGAGCGCCAGTGTCGTATTGGATACGTTCA ttgcaaTCACTTGGACAAACGCCAATGAAAATCAATACGCCACAAAGGGAAAAGATTTCAAAATCATGTGTGAAGTAACAGCTGAGCCCGCACCATCAGTTGATTGGTTCAAGGAAGGCAATCCT gtTGTAACTGGTGATAGATATGTTATTCACGCAAATGGACTAATGATCAAAGGCGTAGAAGAAAGTGATGATGGAACTTATACCTGTCGTGCTGTGGTCATTCAAACTGGTGAATTAGCTGAGAGAAACATCAAACTTGAA GTTTACACCGCACCAGAAATGGAGGAAAGGGAACCGAGAGTCGAAATCAAGGAAGGTGAAAGTGCGGCTATTTCATGTAAAGCGAGAGGAAAACCACTTCCTacttattcttggatcaaagcTTCAACACGCGAG aacttAGCAAGTACCTCTCGGTTCAGCGTCAATGAAAATACTGGACTTCTAACCATTGATCGCGTTGAAGCCGGTGATTACGGTAAATACATCTGCAGTGCTGTTAACCAAGCTGGGCAAAACGAAACAGAAATCGAAGTAGAAGTGCTGGTCAAGCCTAGAATATTTGAACTATTCAACACAACCGCCCCAGAGAAGCAAGAGGGTAGATTAGAATGTAAGGCGACCGGCCGGCCCGCGCCCCGCATTAGTTTCCGCAAATTGAGCAACCCTGACCGCTTCCTGAATGGACCTAACGACGACGGCAG GATTACGATCGAAACGAGCAGTCGACAGACTGGCGACCAGATGGAGTCTAGTGGAGTTATCACGATCACTAAATTGAATAGAACTGACGATGGCCTTTATGAATGTTTCGCTGAAAACGCCG GCGGTGAGGCAAGAAAGAATGGACATTTAACAGTTCACTTCAAGCCGACTTTCGAACACATGCCGACAGTCCCTATCTGGAGTTGGAACAGCCGTCCCGCTAATTTAAGTTGTACGGCGGAGAGTATCCCGAATGCTACCATTAAATGGAG gtTCCGTGATACAGACTTGGTAGAAACTCCCCAAGTGAAGATCTACGGCTCAGGTCCGTCCAGCTACATCATCATCACACCAACTGACCGAGGTCTATACGGCGTTTACAAATGCATTGCCACCAACACGCTGGGTGAAGCCGAACACATCATTCAGTTCAGAGAGGCTTTCCCACCGGGGCCCGTTGTTCAA GCGAAACAAGAAACAATAACAGCGACATCAGTATCATTCAATATTGTGGGGCCAGCTGAAGATATGGGCCCACCAATATTGGCCTACACAGCCCAATACAAGGAAAATGGCAATTTCGATTGGAATCTCTCCCAAAACAGGACTTGGTCTGCCAATTCGCCGTACATTGTGGAGAATTTGAGGCCGATGTTCACTTATGATTTTCGATTCGCTGCCGTGAACCGCGTCGGCCCCGGCAGCTGGGGTGCCCCGATTACAGTCATTATGCCTAGGAG ATCGCCGCCAGAGCAACCAAAATGGTGGGAAAATGAAAGCCCAGAATCGCTTATTCATGGTAAATACGCAGATAGATATGAGCTGAGATGGCGCGTACCCGCCAACAATGGCGAACCCATCGATATGTATGAGATCAGCTACTGCCCc GTGCTGAAAGTAAGTGGAGAATGGCGCATCGCATCTGAATCTCAATGCGTCATTGAGGAGCTAAAGTCCCTCGAGGCAATCAGTTACGAAGTACGTGGTCTCCACCCAGACACGCGGTACCGAATGCACGTTCGGGCACACAACGTCCTCGGATATTCCCTGCCTGCACAACTTTACGTCCAAACGGCTCTCG GCGTTGAACGATCTGGGTTCGCACCACCTCAGCTCTTGTCTAGTGGCTCGATAATTGGACTGGCACTGGCTGGAGTTTTCATCTGTCTTCTTATCGTGGACCTCCTTCTCCTGTGCTTCAGACGGCAAGGAGTCATTGCGACTCTTTGTGGCAAACGCGGCAAGAAACATAACGACGACGAAGCCAAGTTGGGAAG CACGAagccgcgcgcgccgccctcCCCCGCGCCCCTGCCGCCGCCGGTCAAGCTCGTGCCGACCCCTAC CTATGTACCAACCACGCCAGT GGACGAAAAGGAACCTCTCAAGGATACGAGCGATGATGCCATCAAAAGGAACTCTTCAGTGGAATTCGACGGTCACAGAGTATACGCCACTAGCGGAGGACCAATCATAGGCAAGAACTCCGCCGTCTAG
- the LOC110384470 gene encoding fasciclin-2 isoform X5, which produces MRTQTFSVLKRDKMRSKRSRATGVVALAVLLATITGCSAQTLRIFPMQKQQTVAVGKSVVLTCQVDAPDPALVTQPQWKDPKGFVINEAAAGTRPEIYTEPMPAKQLQLLYISSITTAMAGNYTCVATYTNMPLSASVVLDTFIAITWTNANENQYATKGKDFKIMCEVTAEPAPSVDWFKEGNPVVTGDRYVIHANGLMIKGVEESDDGTYTCRAVVIQTGELAERNIKLEVYTAPEMEEREPRVEIKEGESAAISCKARGKPLPTYSWIKASTRENLASTSRFSVNENTGLLTIDRVEAGDYGKYICSAVNQAGQNETEIEVEVLVKPRIFELFNTTAPEKQEGRLECKATGRPAPRISFRKLSNPDRFLNGPNDDGRITIETSSRQTGDQMESSGVITITKLNRTDDGLYECFAENAGGEARKNGHLTVHFKPTFEHMPTVPIWSWNSRPANLSCTAESIPNATIKWRFRDTDLVETPQVKIYGSGPSSYIIITPTDRGLYGVYKCIATNTLGEAEHIIQFREAFPPGPVVQAKQETITATSVSFNIVGPAEDMGPPILAYTAQYKENGNFDWNLSQNRTWSANSPYIVENLRPMFTYDFRFAAVNRVGPGSWGAPITVIMPRRSPPEQPKWWENESPESLIHGKYADRYELRWRVPANNGEPIDMYEISYCPVLKVSGEWRIASESQCVIEELKSLEAISYEVRGLHPDTRYRMHVRAHNVLGYSLPAQLYVQTALGVERSGFAPPQLLSSGSIIGLALAGVFICLLIVDLLLLCFRRQGVIATLCGKRGKKHNDDEAKLGSYVPTTPVDEKEPLKDTSDDAIKRNSSVEFDGHRVYATSGGPIIGKNSAV; this is translated from the exons GATGTTCAGCACAGACCCTAAGGATATTCCCGATGCAGAAGCAGCAGACGGTAGCAGTGGGCAAGTCAGTGGTACTCACATGTCAAGTGGACGCTCCGGACCCGGCGCTCGTTACACAACCCCAATGGAAGGACCCTAAAGGATTCGTCATTAATGAGGCCGC AGCCGGCACCCGACCCGAGATCTACACAGAACCGATGCCGGCAAAGCAGCTGCAGCTCTTATACATATCGTCGATCACCACCGCCATGGCTGGCAACTACACCTGTGTCGCCACTTACACTAACATGCCTTTGAGCGCCAGTGTCGTATTGGATACGTTCA ttgcaaTCACTTGGACAAACGCCAATGAAAATCAATACGCCACAAAGGGAAAAGATTTCAAAATCATGTGTGAAGTAACAGCTGAGCCCGCACCATCAGTTGATTGGTTCAAGGAAGGCAATCCT gtTGTAACTGGTGATAGATATGTTATTCACGCAAATGGACTAATGATCAAAGGCGTAGAAGAAAGTGATGATGGAACTTATACCTGTCGTGCTGTGGTCATTCAAACTGGTGAATTAGCTGAGAGAAACATCAAACTTGAA GTTTACACCGCACCAGAAATGGAGGAAAGGGAACCGAGAGTCGAAATCAAGGAAGGTGAAAGTGCGGCTATTTCATGTAAAGCGAGAGGAAAACCACTTCCTacttattcttggatcaaagcTTCAACACGCGAG aacttAGCAAGTACCTCTCGGTTCAGCGTCAATGAAAATACTGGACTTCTAACCATTGATCGCGTTGAAGCCGGTGATTACGGTAAATACATCTGCAGTGCTGTTAACCAAGCTGGGCAAAACGAAACAGAAATCGAAGTAGAAGTGCTGGTCAAGCCTAGAATATTTGAACTATTCAACACAACCGCCCCAGAGAAGCAAGAGGGTAGATTAGAATGTAAGGCGACCGGCCGGCCCGCGCCCCGCATTAGTTTCCGCAAATTGAGCAACCCTGACCGCTTCCTGAATGGACCTAACGACGACGGCAG GATTACGATCGAAACGAGCAGTCGACAGACTGGCGACCAGATGGAGTCTAGTGGAGTTATCACGATCACTAAATTGAATAGAACTGACGATGGCCTTTATGAATGTTTCGCTGAAAACGCCG GCGGTGAGGCAAGAAAGAATGGACATTTAACAGTTCACTTCAAGCCGACTTTCGAACACATGCCGACAGTCCCTATCTGGAGTTGGAACAGCCGTCCCGCTAATTTAAGTTGTACGGCGGAGAGTATCCCGAATGCTACCATTAAATGGAG gtTCCGTGATACAGACTTGGTAGAAACTCCCCAAGTGAAGATCTACGGCTCAGGTCCGTCCAGCTACATCATCATCACACCAACTGACCGAGGTCTATACGGCGTTTACAAATGCATTGCCACCAACACGCTGGGTGAAGCCGAACACATCATTCAGTTCAGAGAGGCTTTCCCACCGGGGCCCGTTGTTCAA GCGAAACAAGAAACAATAACAGCGACATCAGTATCATTCAATATTGTGGGGCCAGCTGAAGATATGGGCCCACCAATATTGGCCTACACAGCCCAATACAAGGAAAATGGCAATTTCGATTGGAATCTCTCCCAAAACAGGACTTGGTCTGCCAATTCGCCGTACATTGTGGAGAATTTGAGGCCGATGTTCACTTATGATTTTCGATTCGCTGCCGTGAACCGCGTCGGCCCCGGCAGCTGGGGTGCCCCGATTACAGTCATTATGCCTAGGAG ATCGCCGCCAGAGCAACCAAAATGGTGGGAAAATGAAAGCCCAGAATCGCTTATTCATGGTAAATACGCAGATAGATATGAGCTGAGATGGCGCGTACCCGCCAACAATGGCGAACCCATCGATATGTATGAGATCAGCTACTGCCCc GTGCTGAAAGTAAGTGGAGAATGGCGCATCGCATCTGAATCTCAATGCGTCATTGAGGAGCTAAAGTCCCTCGAGGCAATCAGTTACGAAGTACGTGGTCTCCACCCAGACACGCGGTACCGAATGCACGTTCGGGCACACAACGTCCTCGGATATTCCCTGCCTGCACAACTTTACGTCCAAACGGCTCTCG GCGTTGAACGATCTGGGTTCGCACCACCTCAGCTCTTGTCTAGTGGCTCGATAATTGGACTGGCACTGGCTGGAGTTTTCATCTGTCTTCTTATCGTGGACCTCCTTCTCCTGTGCTTCAGACGGCAAGGAGTCATTGCGACTCTTTGTGGCAAACGCGGCAAGAAACATAACGACGACGAAGCCAAGTTGGGAAG CTATGTACCAACCACGCCAGT GGACGAAAAGGAACCTCTCAAGGATACGAGCGATGATGCCATCAAAAGGAACTCTTCAGTGGAATTCGACGGTCACAGAGTATACGCCACTAGCGGAGGACCAATCATAGGCAAGAACTCCGCCGTCTAG
- the LOC110384470 gene encoding fasciclin-2 isoform X2 → MRTQTFSVLKRDKMRSKRSRATGVVALAVLLATITGCSAQTLRIFPMQKQQTVAVGKSVVLTCQVDAPDPALVTQPQWKDPKGFVINEAAAGTRPEIYTEPMPAKQLQLLYISSITTAMAGNYTCVATYTNMPLSASVVLDTFIAITWTNANENQYATKGKDFKIMCEVTAEPAPSVDWFKEGNPVVTGDRYVIHANGLMIKGVEESDDGTYTCRAVVIQTGELAERNIKLEVYTAPEMEEREPRVEIKEGESAAISCKARGKPLPTYSWIKASTRENLASTSRFSVNENTGLLTIDRVEAGDYGKYICSAVNQAGQNETEIEVEVLVKPRIFELFNTTAPEKQEGRLECKATGRPAPRISFRKLSNPDRFLNGPNDDGRITIETSSRQTGDQMESSGVITITKLNRTDDGLYECFAENAGGEARKNGHLTVHFKPTFEHMPTVPIWSWNSRPANLSCTAESIPNATIKWRFRDTDLVETPQVKIYGSGPSSYIIITPTDRGLYGVYKCIATNTLGEAEHIIQFREAFPPGPVVQAKQETITATSVSFNIVGPAEDMGPPILAYTAQYKENGNFDWNLSQNRTWSANSPYIVENLRPMFTYDFRFAAVNRVGPGSWGAPITVIMPRRSPPEQPKWWENESPESLIHGKYADRYELRWRVPANNGEPIDMYEISYCPVLKVSGEWRIASESQCVIEELKSLEAISYEVRGLHPDTRYRMHVRAHNVLGYSLPAQLYVQTALGVERSGFAPPQLLSSGSIIGLALAGVFICLLIVDLLLLCFRRQGVIATLCGKRGKKHNDDEAKLGSLYGWRFPLPYCSTKPRAPPSPAPLPPPVKLVPTPTDEKEPLKDTSDDAIKRNSSVEFDGHRVYATSGGPIIGKNSAV, encoded by the exons GATGTTCAGCACAGACCCTAAGGATATTCCCGATGCAGAAGCAGCAGACGGTAGCAGTGGGCAAGTCAGTGGTACTCACATGTCAAGTGGACGCTCCGGACCCGGCGCTCGTTACACAACCCCAATGGAAGGACCCTAAAGGATTCGTCATTAATGAGGCCGC AGCCGGCACCCGACCCGAGATCTACACAGAACCGATGCCGGCAAAGCAGCTGCAGCTCTTATACATATCGTCGATCACCACCGCCATGGCTGGCAACTACACCTGTGTCGCCACTTACACTAACATGCCTTTGAGCGCCAGTGTCGTATTGGATACGTTCA ttgcaaTCACTTGGACAAACGCCAATGAAAATCAATACGCCACAAAGGGAAAAGATTTCAAAATCATGTGTGAAGTAACAGCTGAGCCCGCACCATCAGTTGATTGGTTCAAGGAAGGCAATCCT gtTGTAACTGGTGATAGATATGTTATTCACGCAAATGGACTAATGATCAAAGGCGTAGAAGAAAGTGATGATGGAACTTATACCTGTCGTGCTGTGGTCATTCAAACTGGTGAATTAGCTGAGAGAAACATCAAACTTGAA GTTTACACCGCACCAGAAATGGAGGAAAGGGAACCGAGAGTCGAAATCAAGGAAGGTGAAAGTGCGGCTATTTCATGTAAAGCGAGAGGAAAACCACTTCCTacttattcttggatcaaagcTTCAACACGCGAG aacttAGCAAGTACCTCTCGGTTCAGCGTCAATGAAAATACTGGACTTCTAACCATTGATCGCGTTGAAGCCGGTGATTACGGTAAATACATCTGCAGTGCTGTTAACCAAGCTGGGCAAAACGAAACAGAAATCGAAGTAGAAGTGCTGGTCAAGCCTAGAATATTTGAACTATTCAACACAACCGCCCCAGAGAAGCAAGAGGGTAGATTAGAATGTAAGGCGACCGGCCGGCCCGCGCCCCGCATTAGTTTCCGCAAATTGAGCAACCCTGACCGCTTCCTGAATGGACCTAACGACGACGGCAG GATTACGATCGAAACGAGCAGTCGACAGACTGGCGACCAGATGGAGTCTAGTGGAGTTATCACGATCACTAAATTGAATAGAACTGACGATGGCCTTTATGAATGTTTCGCTGAAAACGCCG GCGGTGAGGCAAGAAAGAATGGACATTTAACAGTTCACTTCAAGCCGACTTTCGAACACATGCCGACAGTCCCTATCTGGAGTTGGAACAGCCGTCCCGCTAATTTAAGTTGTACGGCGGAGAGTATCCCGAATGCTACCATTAAATGGAG gtTCCGTGATACAGACTTGGTAGAAACTCCCCAAGTGAAGATCTACGGCTCAGGTCCGTCCAGCTACATCATCATCACACCAACTGACCGAGGTCTATACGGCGTTTACAAATGCATTGCCACCAACACGCTGGGTGAAGCCGAACACATCATTCAGTTCAGAGAGGCTTTCCCACCGGGGCCCGTTGTTCAA GCGAAACAAGAAACAATAACAGCGACATCAGTATCATTCAATATTGTGGGGCCAGCTGAAGATATGGGCCCACCAATATTGGCCTACACAGCCCAATACAAGGAAAATGGCAATTTCGATTGGAATCTCTCCCAAAACAGGACTTGGTCTGCCAATTCGCCGTACATTGTGGAGAATTTGAGGCCGATGTTCACTTATGATTTTCGATTCGCTGCCGTGAACCGCGTCGGCCCCGGCAGCTGGGGTGCCCCGATTACAGTCATTATGCCTAGGAG ATCGCCGCCAGAGCAACCAAAATGGTGGGAAAATGAAAGCCCAGAATCGCTTATTCATGGTAAATACGCAGATAGATATGAGCTGAGATGGCGCGTACCCGCCAACAATGGCGAACCCATCGATATGTATGAGATCAGCTACTGCCCc GTGCTGAAAGTAAGTGGAGAATGGCGCATCGCATCTGAATCTCAATGCGTCATTGAGGAGCTAAAGTCCCTCGAGGCAATCAGTTACGAAGTACGTGGTCTCCACCCAGACACGCGGTACCGAATGCACGTTCGGGCACACAACGTCCTCGGATATTCCCTGCCTGCACAACTTTACGTCCAAACGGCTCTCG GCGTTGAACGATCTGGGTTCGCACCACCTCAGCTCTTGTCTAGTGGCTCGATAATTGGACTGGCACTGGCTGGAGTTTTCATCTGTCTTCTTATCGTGGACCTCCTTCTCCTGTGCTTCAGACGGCAAGGAGTCATTGCGACTCTTTGTGGCAAACGCGGCAAGAAACATAACGACGACGAAGCCAAGTTGGGAAG TCTGTACGGTTGGCGCTTCCCGCTCCCTTATTGCAGCACGAagccgcgcgcgccgccctcCCCCGCGCCCCTGCCGCCGCCGGTCAAGCTCGTGCCGACCCCTAC GGACGAAAAGGAACCTCTCAAGGATACGAGCGATGATGCCATCAAAAGGAACTCTTCAGTGGAATTCGACGGTCACAGAGTATACGCCACTAGCGGAGGACCAATCATAGGCAAGAACTCCGCCGTCTAG